In the genome of Arachis stenosperma cultivar V10309 chromosome 6, arast.V10309.gnm1.PFL2, whole genome shotgun sequence, the window GTAGACCAGACAGCGTAGCCTTTAGTGGCCTGAAATTTGACGTGAAGATGTCAACATCACCATATTGTTCAACAGCCTGCACAAATTATCAACACTGTTATGCATCTGTGGATCTGCAAAAGTCAACAAAActatagaaaataattaatttcaaCTGGTTAAGACTTCTGTCACCTGTTCCTCAGTAAGACCAACTTGTCCAATTGGTGGTTGGGAAAACACAGCAGAAGGAACATAActtgaaaaaggaagaacatAAACTAACAGTTAGGAAGCCATGAGCacaaaaaagaaataaacaaatcTTAGCAGCAATCAGGAACTTAGAAATCAAATTAGCATTAATAGAAACAGTGAAAACAGAGAAAATTCATTAAATATGCACTAATGAAGGGAATATCAAACGCTGTTCAAAATCTTCTTCAAATATGATTAGGAATTCTAGATTAAAAATATAGTCCTAGGATACGAGAAAATGGTTTCATGATCTCAAATATAATAACGAGTGAGAGCCATCAATATCCTTGTGAATCAAagtcaattttataaaattgaatCTCTCAAAATTAATCTACCATTGGTTATCATGTGTGGCATCctcataaaattttgaattacaCTCATTTCATGATTatcataaatttattttaagaaattaaaaagataaatatttataatttatagattttaaaatttgggaTCCACCAGTCACAAAAAGGGGATTCATTCTCAACATGACACCCATTATAAGAATTAAAATGTCATTTGATGATATAAGTGTGTAATGTCACACACTCACACTTATACTTGGGCAGCCAATGCATGAGGCTCCCACTTGGTAGATGCATGTAGCCTTATCCCCACAAACAAAGTGACTGTTTCTAAGCTTTGAACATATCAGGGAAAAAAGCAGCAACCTAATTCTTGGTCCAAAGCTCACATTATAGAAGCAATATAGCTTGTTATAGTATTGTGGattttttcccccttttttcttttaacagaaaattaaataaacagaATTAACCAGCAGTGGGAAAAATGCAATCTAACCCCAGAATTCAGAAAGAGTACAACTTTAAACCCCAAAAACTTTATTTCCTTATCATAAGTTTGATATTCTTTTAATAGAAAGCAAGTACATTTTACTCCCTTGGACTTCTACTTATTTTAGTCCCTAAACCATATAGTTCAAGGGGGGCAAGATGCATTTTTCTAAAGTCTAGTTAATTTGAGTAGTGCTCTGGTTAGCTCGATAGAGTGGCAAGTGAAATCCATCATCTTTGTAGAGTTCAAATTGCATGCTTCCTAAATTCTAAGTGAAAGTGCAAAAGTTCAACAGTTCAGAGAGAAAGAGGGGGGGGGGGAGggttggggggggggggggggggggggggggggggggggggggggggggggaacgCATATTTCTAAATGTTCCAGTTAATTTAAGCAGGAAAAAAAATCCAGCAAGACAAGAGCTACACATATCCAATAATTCCCCTTTCCCATCTCGAACGTTCtaccaaaaaatattaatgaatttCTGCATAagaatcctataccaatagttTATCTATTTCAGCTTAATGCTGTGTACTTAATTTACAATGCACACACTAATTACTCAACaggtaaaatataattatggCATGATGCCTTATGCAACAGATACCTATAATCAGGTTTTGTTGGCTCATTCAGAAACAGCGTTTTTGCTAATGCCACTCCCTCCATCAAAGCAACTGGAGTCAGATTTATCCTATCTGTAACATCGCCAACTGCCCATATTGAAGGAACTGATGATTGAGAATATTCATTAACCTGGATGAATGTGAATACAGAGAAATAATATGATGAAAATGACTGATCTCATGAATAAGTATTCTACAGAAAACTGATGAAAACTGTAATCTACCTCTATTGCACCCTTTTTATCTATTTTCACACCAACAGACTCCAGTCCTATATTCTGCAATGAAATTGTATGTCATAAGCACAACTCTCGTATTGTTCTATgcatgaaaaagagaaaacagtTTCACAGATGAATCGAAAATATAAACCTCAAGGGCATGCAACACTTAAGAAAAAAAGGCCACCTAGAAAGTGTGCATAATGTATTGGAACGCAAGTTTCAAACCTTTTATATTCATTCTCACTTGAAATTTATTggaggaaaaaaaaattctgaTCAATTtgtaatgttttgaaaaagaattatgttttaaATCCTGAATGATTATTAAAGGGAATAGAGCCATCCATTAAACACAAGAAATTTTCATTTTCCGCAATGAATTGTGTGATCAAACATACTGCACAGCAAAAACAGGAACATATAATTTATACCTTAGTATTAGGTTTGCGACCAGTTGCAAACATAATGTGTGAGAAACCTTCCACAGTACCCTTGTTGGTCTTCAAAGACAATGAACCATCGGCTGACTTCACAATAGCTTGGGGCGACTCCTCGGTATGGAACTCGATACCTCTTAAAGCCATCTGTTCCCCAACAAAATCTCTAATCTGGAGACACGGATCATAATTTGAATGAGAAGATTAAAATAGTACCACCTAGTATTCACTCAATTGCATAGTACCAGGAATGCTGTTTACCTCTTCATCAAATCCCCGCAAAACTTTCTTTTGTCGAATAAAGACGTGAACGTCACTCTTCAAACCATTGAATATGCCAGCAAACTCCAATGCAATGTAACCACCACCAACAATAGCTATTTTCTCAGGTTTAGAAGGCAAGTCAAGAGCAGCATCAGAATCTATGGCGTGTTCACTTCCAGGGATATCAGGAATAAATGGGCGTCCCCCTACCGAAACTAGAATGTGTCTGGCCGTATATAGCTTCCCATCAACATCAACTGTATGAGGATCTACAATCTGGGAGTGATTTACAAAACCATTAACACCATACATTACAACAAACTAGTGTTTCATCCATTCCAAACCGAAATATAACCATATTTTAGTGTTGTGTATGCATTAAGATATCATAATTCGCATTCTCTTTCAATCAAAAGctaagcttttttttttcttcgaaACAAAAAAAAGCCTTTACCTTTCCACGGCCTTCAATCAATTGGACATTGGAATTTTTCAGAATGTTCTTGTAGATACCAGTGAGTCGCTGCAACTCAGCATTCTTATTAGCTATCAGAGTACTCCAATCATGCTTTGGCTCACTCTCATACTTCCATCCAAAACCATTACTTTCCTCAAACTCGTGAGAGTACTTTGAAGAGTACACAAGCAGCTTCTTCGGCACGCATCCCCTCAACACACATCTGCAttgaacaaaaaaagaaaaaaccagCACGAAGTCGCATAACCAAGTAAGCAACGATTACTAATGCATGAGAAGTCTGAAATTCAATCATTGACGAGGCTACAGTGTAATGAGAACTCACGTTCCGCCGACGCCGCCGGTGACGTCGGAGGAGATGGTGGAGAAGGGGAGCTCGCAGATGGCGACGGAGGCGCCGTAATTGGCAGCGAAGCGGGAGGCGCGGACGCCGCCGCTTCCGGCGCCAATGGTGAAGAGGTCGAAGTCGTAGTTATGGGGGTTGGCGGAGGCGGAGAGGGTGAAGGAGCGACGGCGGGTGCGGGTGTGGTGAGAGGGAGAGAGGAGTAGGGTTTTGCGGAGAGAGAGGAAAGAGGAGGATGAGGGAGAGAAGGAAAGTGCTTTAGAGAAGAAGAGGGAGTGAAGGGTTggggaagagagagaagagagctTCTTTGGAGTTGTGACTGTCAGAGACGTAGCCACTGCCATTTTTTTCGTTACTGATTCCCCGTTcgccttcttcttcctttttagAGGTTTGCGTTCTACAAAATCTAATTTGGACTCgtatt includes:
- the LOC130932533 gene encoding glutathione reductase, chloroplastic, with protein sequence MAVATSLTVTTPKKLSSLSSPTLHSLFFSKALSFSPSSSSFLSLRKTLLLSPSHHTRTRRRSFTLSASANPHNYDFDLFTIGAGSGGVRASRFAANYGASVAICELPFSTISSDVTGGVGGTCVLRGCVPKKLLVYSSKYSHEFEESNGFGWKYESEPKHDWSTLIANKNAELQRLTGIYKNILKNSNVQLIEGRGKIVDPHTVDVDGKLYTARHILVSVGGRPFIPDIPGSEHAIDSDAALDLPSKPEKIAIVGGGYIALEFAGIFNGLKSDVHVFIRQKKVLRGFDEEIRDFVGEQMALRGIEFHTEESPQAIVKSADGSLSLKTNKGTVEGFSHIMFATGRKPNTKNIGLESVGVKIDKKGAIEVNEYSQSSVPSIWAVGDVTDRINLTPVALMEGVALAKTLFLNEPTKPDYSYVPSAVFSQPPIGQVGLTEEQAVEQYGDVDIFTSNFRPLKATLSGLPDRTFMKLIVCAKTNKVLGLHMCGEDSPEITQGFAVAIKAGLTKGDFDATVGIHPTAAEEFVTMRTPTRKIRKTNPSEGRSESEVKAVAGT